In Lysobacter firmicutimachus, one genomic interval encodes:
- a CDS encoding M20/M25/M40 family metallo-hydrolase, with amino-acid sequence MRIRRRPAAPSLRLLPAALALVLGPAFAAPPAPLSMDTDQAFDSASVAPFAGAYPDVYARLEQRREQDLAHLQRWLRQPSVSAQNRGIGEMAELLRSDLQALGFRDTAVVPTAGHPGVYGYYDAGAEHTLIVYMMYDVQPVEPSGWKVDAFAGELVDEPGLGRVLMARGATNQKGPQRAFLNALDAIVRARGKPPLNLIVLAEGEEELGSPHYPQIVARYEQRLRRADGVFFPMSTQDRDGQASMFLGVKGILYMELEAKGNPVSGGPQRSEVHGSLAAKLDSPSWRLVQALATLTTPDGEIAVPGYRDAIRKPSAEEQRLFNGLVLGRKADEAKQLAAVGAARWKNGRRLRDAAAAEVFDTTLNIDGLVAGYTGEGVKTILPHRALAKVDSRLVPDQTPEQALALIRKHLDANGFNDIEVRRLSGYPPAQTSIEAPLSRAVLSVYRKYGQTPPVAPRIGGSAPYYVFTQTLGLPMLAGGLGHGAGAHAPNEYTVIDPAPGSKVAGLVETEKFYVDLLYAFAQALQQPQR; translated from the coding sequence ATGCGCATCCGCCGTCGCCCCGCCGCCCCGTCGCTCCGCTTGCTGCCCGCCGCCTTGGCCCTGGTGCTCGGTCCCGCCTTCGCCGCACCGCCGGCGCCGCTGTCCATGGACACCGATCAGGCATTCGATTCGGCCTCGGTGGCGCCGTTCGCCGGCGCCTATCCGGACGTCTACGCCCGGCTCGAACAACGCCGCGAACAGGATCTTGCGCATTTGCAGCGCTGGCTGCGCCAGCCCTCGGTCAGCGCGCAGAACCGCGGCATCGGCGAGATGGCCGAACTGCTGCGCAGCGATCTGCAGGCGCTGGGCTTCCGCGATACCGCTGTGGTGCCGACCGCGGGCCATCCCGGCGTGTACGGCTATTACGACGCCGGCGCCGAACACACCCTGATCGTCTACATGATGTACGACGTGCAGCCGGTCGAACCGAGCGGCTGGAAAGTCGACGCCTTCGCCGGCGAACTGGTCGACGAACCCGGCCTCGGCCGGGTGCTGATGGCGCGCGGCGCGACCAACCAGAAAGGCCCGCAGCGCGCTTTCCTCAACGCCTTGGACGCGATCGTGCGCGCGCGCGGCAAGCCGCCGCTGAACCTGATCGTACTGGCCGAAGGCGAGGAGGAACTCGGCTCGCCGCACTACCCGCAGATCGTCGCCCGCTACGAGCAGCGGCTGCGCCGCGCCGACGGCGTGTTCTTCCCGATGAGCACCCAGGACCGCGACGGCCAGGCGTCGATGTTCCTCGGCGTGAAAGGCATTCTGTACATGGAGCTGGAGGCCAAGGGCAACCCGGTCAGCGGCGGCCCGCAGCGCAGCGAGGTGCACGGATCGCTCGCGGCCAAGCTCGATTCGCCGAGCTGGCGGCTGGTGCAGGCGCTGGCGACGCTGACCACGCCCGACGGCGAGATCGCCGTGCCCGGCTATCGCGATGCGATCCGCAAACCCAGCGCGGAAGAGCAACGCTTATTCAATGGCCTGGTGCTCGGACGCAAGGCCGACGAGGCCAAGCAGCTGGCCGCCGTCGGCGCGGCGCGCTGGAAGAACGGCCGCCGCCTGCGCGATGCCGCGGCGGCCGAAGTGTTCGATACCACGCTCAACATCGACGGCCTGGTCGCCGGCTACACCGGCGAAGGGGTCAAGACCATCCTGCCGCACCGCGCGCTGGCCAAGGTCGATTCGCGACTGGTACCGGACCAGACGCCCGAGCAGGCGCTGGCGCTGATCCGCAAGCACCTGGACGCGAACGGCTTCAACGACATCGAGGTACGCCGGCTGTCGGGCTATCCGCCGGCGCAGACGTCGATCGAGGCGCCGCTGAGCCGCGCCGTGTTGAGCGTCTACCGCAAGTACGGGCAGACCCCGCCGGTGGCGCCGCGCATCGGCGGCAGCGCACCGTATTACGTGTTCACCCAGACATTGGGGCTGCCGATGCTCGCCGGCGGATTGGGCCACGGCGCCGGCGCGCACGCCCCGAACGAATACACGGTGATCGACCCCGCGCCGGGCTCGAAGGTGGCGGGACTGGTGGAAACGGAGAAGTTCTACGTCGACTTGCTGTACGCGTTCGCGCAGGCCTTGCAACAACCGCAGCGCTGA